DNA sequence from the Sulfurimonas sp. HSL3-7 genome:
CATCGGGCATGCTGAGTAAAGAGCCCCTCTCCTTACTCCGGGATGGTAAAAACCTTCTTGCCTTTTCAGGCGGTGTAGACTCCACTGCCCTCTTTTTTCTGCTTCTGCGCGAAAACATCCCTTTTGACATCGCGATTGTCAACTATCAGACCCGTGAGCAGTCTTCCGAGGAAACGGCCTATGCCCAAACGCTGGCAGATAAGTTCGGAAAAGAGTGTTTTATCTTAACGACCAGATTATCAGAACAAAACTTCGAAGCCAATGCGCGTCATGCCCGTTACGACTTTTTTGAAACAGTGATCAAAGAACACGGCTCCACCAACCTCCTTACCGCACATCAGCTCGATGACCGTCTGGAGTGGCTCTTGATGCAGTTGAGCAAAGGAGCCGGTCTTTACGAGCTTCTCGGGATGCAGAGCATTGAGCAACGAGACGGCTACAAACTAGTACGCCCGCTTTTAGAGACATCCAAAGCCGAGCTGAAAACTTTTTTGCGTGACAACAGCATCCCCTATTTTGAAGACGAGAGCAACCGTGATGAGAAGTACAAACGCAATTTCTTTCGCCATAACATTGCGGCACCTCTGCTTGAAAAGTACGGCAGCGGCATCAAAAAGAGCTTTGCCTACCTCAACGAAGATCTCGATGAGCGGCTTGAACAGAATATAGAAGTAACGACAATCAGGGAACTTCACATGTTCAGACGCCCCGCATCCCGACGCAGCGC
Encoded proteins:
- the tilS gene encoding tRNA lysidine(34) synthetase TilS, which codes for MLSKEPLSLLRDGKNLLAFSGGVDSTALFFLLLRENIPFDIAIVNYQTREQSSEETAYAQTLADKFGKECFILTTRLSEQNFEANARHARYDFFETVIKEHGSTNLLTAHQLDDRLEWLLMQLSKGAGLYELLGMQSIEQRDGYKLVRPLLETSKAELKTFLRDNSIPYFEDESNRDEKYKRNFFRHNIAAPLLEKYGSGIKKSFAYLNEDLDERLEQNIEVTTIRELHMFRRPASRRSAVIKIDRILKEHGFLMRQGDKESLKSEDEHVVGRRFVVSFHTDYCFIAPYTTRGMSKRFKEQCRLLGVPKKLRPYLFENEEMFEAVAALLKIKAGLA